The following are from one region of the Rosettibacter firmus genome:
- a CDS encoding heme lyase CcmF/NrfE family subunit, with product MIGNIFLTLALLAGVFTILMYYLTYKGFQNTLGYARISYHITAVMVMAASALLLHAILTHQYQYKYVYDYSSSDLPTGLLISTFYAGQEGSFLLWALFSVIIGLILLDYTSKRGDLEPRVMMVYSISITFLLIMLNPLLKSPFNYIWAEPTFVDMKHINTAYLTLPALQNFIFSDPQSNKHFIQISKELYTILLANNIALDNFIIQGKGLNPLLQNFWMQIHPPMLFTGFAMSSVSYAFAIAALIKNEYKDWIKQALPWVLTGMMVLGLGIMLGGYWAYGVLGWGGYWGWDPVENSSLVPWLIGIASIHTMLVQKKSQDRDGSSRFVKTNLILCIMTYVLVVYSTFLTRSGILGDASVHSFVDPGMTVYLFLIIFLVLFILIGIGLIIYRWKYLTQHFTFEENVLSRELALFTGSVALIASAVIVLVGTSAPIFGQTVEVEFYNELNLPIAIIIGLLNGLSLILKWKFTESNQLWKNSRFAFISSLVLTAIIFAFSGVNNFMLVLLNFSSAFALFVNGEIALSILRGKRKHLGAYVAHMGISLFLVGVVATGGYSKHQQVDLVKGEKVNLFGYELTFTGYQPIEGGKKYAFNVSIKKGNSIKTVAPVMYIAEFNNSLMREPDILEGITKDFYVAPISYDETNATTNPSVKLKKGEKYSYKNVEVTFENFVLPEDMSAMMSGGKFKIGVNLKLKYNGKTEIIEPYMETTNEGPKFYPAESKEADLKVFINNMNASDGMVELTFSSLSHNNEQIPPKEVLTVEASVKPFISLVWIGVVVMVLGFVISAYRRSKESLV from the coding sequence ATGATTGGAAATATATTTTTAACTCTTGCATTGTTAGCAGGAGTTTTTACTATTTTAATGTATTATCTAACTTACAAAGGTTTTCAAAATACATTAGGATATGCAAGAATTAGTTATCACATTACTGCGGTCATGGTTATGGCTGCAAGTGCATTGCTTTTGCATGCAATTTTAACTCATCAGTATCAATACAAATATGTATATGATTATAGTAGTAGTGATTTACCTACTGGATTATTAATTTCTACATTTTATGCTGGTCAGGAAGGAAGTTTTCTCCTTTGGGCGCTTTTCTCAGTTATAATTGGTTTGATACTACTGGATTATACATCAAAACGGGGAGATCTTGAGCCAAGAGTAATGATGGTGTATTCAATATCGATCACATTTCTTTTGATTATGTTAAATCCTCTTCTAAAATCACCATTTAATTATATCTGGGCTGAACCGACATTTGTTGACATGAAACATATTAATACAGCTTATTTGACTTTACCAGCATTGCAAAATTTTATATTTAGTGATCCCCAATCAAACAAACATTTTATTCAAATCAGTAAAGAATTGTATACTATTTTACTGGCAAATAATATTGCTCTTGATAATTTTATTATTCAGGGGAAAGGATTAAATCCACTTCTTCAAAATTTCTGGATGCAAATTCATCCACCGATGTTGTTTACAGGATTTGCAATGTCTTCTGTTTCTTATGCATTTGCAATAGCAGCATTGATTAAAAATGAATACAAAGATTGGATTAAACAAGCTTTGCCCTGGGTATTAACTGGAATGATGGTTTTGGGGTTAGGTATAATGCTTGGAGGTTACTGGGCTTATGGTGTTCTGGGATGGGGGGGTTATTGGGGCTGGGATCCCGTTGAAAATTCATCTCTGGTTCCATGGCTAATTGGTATTGCTTCTATTCATACAATGCTGGTTCAAAAGAAAAGTCAGGATAGAGATGGAAGTAGCCGATTTGTTAAGACAAATTTAATTTTATGCATAATGACTTATGTTCTTGTAGTTTACAGTACATTTCTCACACGTAGTGGAATACTGGGAGATGCTTCTGTTCATTCATTTGTTGATCCTGGAATGACTGTATATCTTTTTCTTATCATCTTTTTAGTTCTTTTTATATTAATTGGAATTGGACTGATTATTTATAGATGGAAATATTTAACTCAACATTTTACATTTGAAGAAAATGTCTTATCGAGAGAATTAGCTTTATTTACAGGCTCTGTTGCTTTAATCGCATCTGCAGTTATTGTGCTCGTTGGGACAAGTGCACCTATCTTTGGTCAGACAGTTGAGGTTGAATTCTATAACGAACTTAATTTACCTATTGCAATTATAATTGGTTTATTAAATGGCTTAAGTCTCATTCTAAAATGGAAATTTACGGAAAGTAATCAGCTATGGAAGAATTCTCGTTTTGCTTTTATCTCATCATTAGTGTTGACAGCAATAATTTTTGCGTTTAGCGGTGTTAATAATTTTATGCTTGTACTTTTAAATTTTTCATCGGCATTTGCTCTTTTTGTTAATGGTGAAATTGCATTATCAATTCTAAGAGGTAAAAGAAAACATCTTGGTGCTTACGTTGCACATATGGGAATTTCATTATTTCTTGTAGGAGTGGTTGCAACAGGTGGATATTCTAAACATCAACAGGTTGATTTAGTTAAAGGTGAGAAAGTTAATCTGTTTGGTTATGAGCTTACTTTCACAGGCTATCAACCAATTGAAGGTGGAAAGAAATATGCATTTAATGTTTCTATTAAAAAAGGAAATTCTATTAAAACTGTTGCCCCTGTTATGTACATTGCAGAATTTAATAATAGTTTAATGCGTGAACCAGATATATTAGAAGGTATAACAAAAGATTTTTATGTAGCACCAATTTCATATGATGAAACAAATGCAACTACTAATCCTTCGGTTAAACTTAAAAAAGGGGAAAAGTATAGTTATAAAAATGTAGAAGTAACATTTGAAAATTTTGTTTTGCCAGAAGATATGAGTGCTATGATGAGTGGAGGTAAATTCAAAATTGGTGTTAATCTTAAATTAAAATATAATGGTAAAACAGAAATTATTGAACCATATATGGAAACAACTAATGAAGGACCAAAGTTTTATCCTGCTGAATCTAAAGAAGCTGATTTAAAAGTATTTATAAATAATATGAATGCTTCTGATGGTATGGTTGAATTAACTTTTAGTTCTTTATCACATAATAATGAACAAATTCCACCAAAAGAAGTTTTGACTGTTGAAGCAAGTGTAAAACCATTTATTAGTCTTGTGTGGATTGGTGTTGTAGTTATGGTTTTAGGTTTTGTTATTTCAGCTTATCGGAGATCAAAAGAATCTCTTGTATAA
- a CDS encoding cytochrome c maturation protein CcmE domain-containing protein, producing the protein MKNKYIFGGAIIVIFLGFMIYLFTQTNVQYENNFVKVIQSGKTVKATGTWLRERNYEYDNQNKIFSFYIKDDNGNIMKVVYHGMIPNNFESSTSVVVTGKYSNGVFQATDILTKCPSKYQEQAAQKARS; encoded by the coding sequence ATGAAAAATAAATATATTTTTGGCGGTGCTATTATTGTCATATTTTTAGGTTTCATGATTTATCTTTTTACTCAAACAAATGTTCAATACGAAAATAATTTTGTAAAGGTTATTCAATCTGGTAAAACTGTAAAAGCCACTGGTACCTGGCTTAGAGAAAGGAATTATGAATACGATAATCAGAATAAAATATTTTCTTTTTATATAAAAGATGATAATGGAAATATAATGAAGGTAGTTTATCATGGTATGATTCCAAATAATTTTGAATCTTCAACAAGTGTTGTTGTTACTGGAAAATATTCGAATGGAGTTTTTCAAGCGACTGATATATTAACTAAATGTCCTTCCAAATATCAGGAACAAGCAGCTCAAAAAGCCAGATCTTAA
- a CDS encoding CcmD family protein, giving the protein MENGLINFLEQNSIYIVMCIVLVIWLGIFLFLLNTDKKLKAIEKEFKEK; this is encoded by the coding sequence ATGGAAAACGGATTAATAAATTTCTTAGAACAAAATTCAATATATATTGTGATGTGTATTGTTCTTGTTATCTGGCTTGGAATATTTCTTTTCTTACTTAACACAGATAAAAAACTCAAAGCAATTGAAAAAGAATTTAAGGAGAAGTAA
- a CDS encoding cytochrome c biogenesis protein — MKCCLIILNNEYFINKLSVNMVWKIILFLLMSFVIIAGISFPIVPQPQHWYEFPNIPGLEEKAKIIFFHVPTAWISVIAFLMAMIYGIKYLRNKNLDDDAKSSSALQLGMIFCILATVTGSIWAKFTWGAFWHWDPRETSIFILLLIYGSLLALRSAIENEDKRARLSAVYSIIAFLTVPFFIFIMPRIMTGLHPGSANDDTAGPVVDFKMNANMQLIFYLSLISFTILYWWLWKIRYKTLIIIENISKKF, encoded by the coding sequence CTGAAATGCTGTCTAATTATCCTAAATAATGAATACTTTATCAATAAATTAAGTGTAAATATGGTCTGGAAAATAATATTATTCTTATTGATGTCTTTTGTTATAATTGCTGGAATTTCATTTCCAATAGTGCCTCAACCTCAACACTGGTATGAGTTTCCCAACATTCCTGGACTTGAAGAAAAAGCAAAAATTATTTTCTTTCATGTTCCAACAGCATGGATTTCTGTTATTGCTTTTTTAATGGCAATGATTTATGGAATAAAATATTTACGAAATAAAAATCTGGATGATGATGCAAAATCATCATCTGCATTACAACTGGGAATGATATTTTGTATTTTAGCAACAGTTACTGGATCGATTTGGGCTAAATTTACATGGGGAGCTTTCTGGCACTGGGATCCAAGAGAAACAAGCATTTTTATACTTCTTCTCATTTATGGTTCTCTACTGGCTTTACGCTCGGCAATTGAGAACGAAGATAAAAGAGCAAGGCTTTCGGCTGTATATTCTATTATCGCTTTTTTAACTGTTCCTTTCTTTATTTTTATTATGCCAAGAATAATGACGGGCTTACATCCAGGTTCGGCTAATGATGATACTGCGGGTCCAGTAGTAGATTTTAAAATGAATGCAAACATGCAACTAATATTTTATTTATCTTTAATTTCTTTTACAATTTTATACTGGTGGCTCTGGAAAATTCGTTATAAAACTTTAATAATTATCGAAAATATTTCTAAAAAATTTTAA
- a CDS encoding PP2C family protein-serine/threonine phosphatase, with product MTDRNPIKRLFDLYTSDLSYQEIEKLIKQEANEVYEFFKSDIPKPDPSKNKIIKGFIFARSLFNAFILRLSPARRIFYLIALFFFIISYSEPNSLYLLCSFLILNLLLAFELADKLTAKSELEVARKIQFDLIPDFSTQINNYKVATFYEPAREVGGDYFDIIQKNDKTYVIVGDISGKGMAAALHMVRVQSIIYFLLDSFSDVKEIIINLKKYFSKKLSREFFLTIIIASIENDGKINIVRAGHPPAIYYKHNSKEFIDISPSGIAIGMNDKGLFEKIIETHQITPEVNDIIVFYSDGILESMNIFKNMFGLENLKKVIQNNVEKSPEEIKNAILNSLYLFRGNAIQNDDLTLVIMKRT from the coding sequence TTGACTGATAGAAATCCTATAAAAAGGCTATTTGATCTTTATACAAGTGATTTAAGTTATCAGGAAATAGAAAAACTAATCAAGCAAGAAGCTAATGAAGTTTACGAATTCTTTAAGAGTGATATACCCAAACCCGACCCATCAAAAAATAAAATTATAAAAGGATTTATCTTTGCCCGAAGTCTATTTAATGCATTTATATTGAGACTTTCTCCAGCAAGAAGAATTTTTTACTTAATAGCTTTATTCTTTTTTATAATCAGCTATTCAGAACCAAATTCATTATATCTGCTTTGCTCATTTTTAATTCTCAATCTACTTTTAGCATTTGAACTTGCCGATAAATTAACTGCAAAAAGTGAACTTGAAGTAGCAAGAAAAATTCAATTCGATTTAATTCCAGATTTTTCCACACAAATTAATAATTACAAAGTAGCAACTTTTTACGAACCAGCTCGAGAAGTGGGAGGAGATTATTTTGATATCATCCAAAAAAATGATAAAACTTATGTAATTGTAGGTGATATTTCAGGTAAAGGAATGGCTGCTGCTCTTCATATGGTTCGAGTGCAATCCATTATCTATTTTCTACTTGATTCATTTTCTGATGTAAAAGAAATAATTATAAATCTTAAAAAATACTTTTCTAAAAAATTGAGCCGTGAATTTTTTCTGACTATAATAATTGCTTCAATTGAAAATGATGGTAAAATTAATATTGTGCGAGCTGGTCACCCTCCTGCAATTTATTATAAACATAACAGCAAAGAATTTATTGATATCAGTCCATCTGGAATTGCAATTGGAATGAACGATAAAGGTTTATTTGAAAAAATAATAGAAACTCATCAAATAACACCTGAAGTCAATGACATTATAGTTTTCTATTCAGATGGGATTTTAGAAAGTATGAATATTTTTAAAAATATGTTCGGTTTAGAAAATTTGAAAAAAGTAATTCAAAATAATGTTGAAAAATCCCCTGAAGAAATAAAAAATGCAATACTTAACTCACTCTATCTATTCCGTGGGAATGCAATTCAAAATGACGACTTAACATTAGTTATTATGAAACGAACTTAA
- a CDS encoding tetratricopeptide repeat protein yields the protein MKTNSLLLLITLLSILTGSVNAQYYTQYDTLRSQAFKSNQTRRTYFKAKYPSYSLLAGYLLVTEANRGDPFAQHELGLRYLLGQGFPPDTVKAIYWIRKAVDQNLPVAKFNYGILLYNGIGVPWNPFEAYLNFKSAANAGLPEAEFAYGLMLVDNLIVNKNYNKAYQLFQSSAKKGYLPAKEAIEQMKKSGFTFYEDTTQTKSQTVEVNEDSRLISSEWDLEYYNFDDDSTKEENVDISKLLDGKVKDLKKYFGIDEAKENLNLADTTGKGILLFAAENGSPEAIYVIGLCYEKGFMFEKNLIKASTNYLHAYRLGSYKAGERLFKMIADENFGNVLKENVNRKNTDAMYVTAGLAALGLLNLISDQEALELLKNAALQNHLLSIIELGLCYSSGSLVKKDLKKAIEYWEIARRLSSKEALIRIAFAQIVDTTFRNNVEEQINILKNAAEEGSVLAETYLGYCYEKGIGVKEEKGIAAKLYRRAAQRGNQTAFNSLKKMYDELRPSDEEFQLLDVD from the coding sequence ATGAAAACTAATTCTCTTCTCTTATTAATCACGTTATTAAGTATATTAACTGGATCTGTTAATGCACAGTATTATACACAGTACGATACTTTAAGAAGTCAGGCATTTAAATCAAATCAAACACGAAGAACTTATTTTAAAGCCAAATATCCTTCCTATTCATTGCTTGCAGGATATTTACTTGTAACAGAAGCAAATAGAGGTGATCCTTTTGCTCAACATGAGCTGGGTTTGAGATATTTGCTTGGTCAGGGTTTTCCGCCAGATACAGTAAAAGCAATTTACTGGATTAGAAAAGCTGTAGATCAAAATCTTCCTGTAGCAAAATTTAATTATGGTATTCTTTTATATAATGGAATCGGTGTTCCATGGAATCCATTTGAAGCTTATCTTAATTTTAAGAGTGCAGCAAATGCTGGTTTACCAGAAGCTGAATTTGCTTATGGTTTGATGTTGGTTGATAATTTAATCGTAAATAAAAATTATAACAAAGCTTATCAACTTTTTCAAAGTTCTGCTAAAAAAGGTTATCTGCCTGCTAAAGAAGCAATTGAACAGATGAAAAAAAGTGGCTTTACTTTTTATGAAGATACAACACAAACAAAATCTCAAACTGTAGAGGTTAATGAAGATTCTCGTTTAATAAGTTCTGAGTGGGATTTAGAATATTATAATTTTGATGATGATAGTACAAAGGAAGAAAATGTTGATATAAGTAAATTGCTTGATGGCAAGGTAAAAGATTTGAAAAAATATTTTGGAATTGATGAAGCAAAAGAAAATTTGAATTTAGCTGATACAACAGGAAAAGGAATTTTACTTTTTGCTGCAGAAAACGGAAGTCCAGAAGCAATTTATGTAATTGGATTGTGTTATGAAAAAGGATTTATGTTTGAAAAAAATTTAATTAAAGCATCGACTAACTATTTACATGCATATCGTTTGGGTTCTTATAAAGCTGGTGAAAGACTTTTTAAGATGATTGCAGATGAAAATTTTGGTAATGTACTTAAAGAAAATGTAAATAGGAAAAATACTGATGCAATGTATGTTACTGCAGGTCTTGCAGCACTTGGTTTATTAAATTTAATATCGGATCAGGAAGCACTTGAACTTCTGAAAAATGCAGCCTTACAGAATCATCTGCTTTCGATAATTGAATTAGGTTTATGTTATAGCTCAGGTTCGCTGGTTAAAAAGGATCTTAAGAAAGCTATTGAATACTGGGAAATTGCCAGAAGACTGAGTAGCAAAGAAGCATTAATTCGAATTGCATTTGCACAAATTGTCGATACAACATTTAGAAATAATGTTGAAGAACAAATTAATATTCTAAAAAATGCTGCAGAAGAAGGCTCGGTGCTTGCAGAAACTTATCTGGGTTATTGTTATGAAAAAGGGATTGGTGTAAAAGAAGAAAAAGGAATTGCTGCAAAATTATATAGACGAGCAGCTCAAAGAGGAAACCAAACAGCTTTTAATTCTCTTAAAAAAATGTATGATGAGTTAAGACCTTCAGATGAAGAATTTCAACTACTTGATGTTGATTAA
- a CDS encoding ATP-binding protein, translating into MNEIEINITSDYDEVEKVSETVTKFLSDEGVEELIRNAFNICLTEALNNVIKHAYKGENGKLICVKVFKDKEFVEVNIIDEGLPRENLEIKNLDFNPEDLDSLPESGMGLYIIQQLMDELDYFSVNGKNYFILKKWLI; encoded by the coding sequence GTGAATGAAATAGAAATTAACATAACAAGCGATTATGATGAAGTTGAAAAGGTAAGCGAAACCGTTACAAAATTTCTTTCCGACGAGGGAGTAGAAGAATTAATCCGTAATGCCTTCAATATTTGTCTAACGGAAGCCTTAAATAATGTTATTAAACATGCTTATAAAGGGGAAAATGGAAAGTTAATATGTGTTAAAGTTTTTAAAGATAAAGAATTTGTAGAGGTAAATATTATTGATGAAGGACTTCCAAGAGAAAATCTCGAAATAAAGAATCTGGATTTTAATCCAGAGGATCTGGATAGTTTACCAGAAAGTGGTATGGGATTATATATAATTCAGCAATTGATGGATGAACTTGATTACTTTTCAGTAAATGGCAAAAATTATTTCATATTAAAAAAATGGCTTATATAA